A genomic segment from Spinacia oleracea cultivar Varoflay chromosome 3, BTI_SOV_V1, whole genome shotgun sequence encodes:
- the LOC110797861 gene encoding zinc finger CCCH domain-containing protein 30, protein MNHLTVETVDTFSSLLEVSANNDVEAFKRLIEDDPSGIDEPGLWYVRKKGSKQMVYEHRTPLMVASIYGSMDVLKLILSLSITDVNRSCGEDRSTALHCAVSGGSVNAVDAVKLLLEAGADHNALDANGNRPFDVIMVSPKQNDIKLALEELLAGHGSISERILRLSTTTSNSNSPPLSSSPVNGSPSSYSDSPPSPINSKFDDIQATSYTSEKKEYPIDPSIPDIKNSIYATDEFRMYSFKIRPCSRAYSHDWTECPFVHPGENARRRDPRKYHYSCVPCPDFRKGACRRGDMCEYAHGVFECWLHPAQYRTRLCKDGPSCSRRVCFFAHLPEELRPLYVSTGSAVPSPRSSASSSMDFAAAMNFMPGSPSSLMSPSAFTPPMSPSAANGISHSSLAWPQPNVPSLRLPGSNLQSSRLRSSLNARDISAEQFEMLQDYELQQQQHLLSEFSCLSMNPNSLTRSNVRSKTLNPSNLDDLFSAESSSPRYNDQGMGSCLYSPTHQSAVFNQFQQQQGMLSPINTNFSPKGVVEHPLLSGRMSPRSVEPISPMSARASMIQREQQLHQFRSLSSRDLGTSLGAIVGSPVHSWSRWGSSNGKPDWGTNTDELGKLRRSSSFELGNNGEEPDLSWVQSLVKESPTDIKEKVAGPTSTGVDSCYSNELVDMAERF, encoded by the coding sequence ATGAATCACTTGACTGTTGAAACCGTGGATACATTTTCAAGTCTGCTTGAGGTTTCTGCAAATAATGACGTTGAGGCATTCAAACGATTGATTGAGGATGATCCATCTGGAATTGATGAGCCTGGGTTGTGGTATGTCCGGAAAAAAGGCTCAAAACAAATGGTGTATGAGCATAGAACTCCTTTGATGGTTGCTTCAATTTACGGCAGTATGGATGTTCTGAAATTgattctttctctctccattaCTGATGTTAACCGGTCATGCGGAGAGGATAGAAGCACTGCACTGCATTGTGCTGTGTCTGGTGGTTCTGTGAATGCTGTTGATGCTGTGAAGTTGCTTCTTGAGGCAGGTGCTGACCATAATGCACTTGATGCCAATGGAAATCGTCCTTTTGATGTTATTATGGTCTCACCGAAGCAAAATGATATAAAACTTGCTCTTGAAGAACTCCTTGCTGGTCATGGTTCAATTAGTGAGCGCATATTGAGGTTGTCAACCACCACTTCAAATTCGAATTCACCACCACTCTCCTCTTCACCAGTAAATGGATCTCCTTCGTCTTATTCTGACTCACCACCTTCTCCGATTAACTCAAAGTTTGATGATATTCAAGCTACATCTTATACATCAGAGAAGAAAGAATACCCCATTGATCCTTCAATACCTGATATCAAGAATAGCATTTATGCAACTGATGAATTCCGTATGTACTCGTTCAAAATCCGCCCTTGTTCTCGTGCATATTCTCATGATTGGACAGAGTGCCCTTTTGTTCATCCAGGTGAAAATGCTCGGAGGAGAGATCCAAGGAAATACCATTACAGCTGTGTTCCTTGTCCCGACTTTAGAAAAGGAGCTTGTAGGAGAGGGGATATGTGTGAATATGCTCATGGGGTTTTTGAGTGTTGGCTACATCCAGCTCAATACAGGACAAGACTTTGTAAGGATGGACCAAGTTGCTCAAGAAGAGTTTGTTTCTTTGCTCATTTACCCGAGGAACTGAGACCTCTTTATGTGTCTACTGGGTCTGCTGTTCCCTCACCCCGCTCAAGCGCTTCAAGTTCTATGGATTTTGCTGCAGCTATGAACTTTATGCCAGGATCTCCATCATCACTTATGTCTCCATCAGCTTTCACTCCACCAATGTCACCATCAGCTGCTAATGGAATTTCTCACTCATCCTTGGCTTGGCCACAGCCGAATGTTCCATCGTTGCGTCTTCCTGGCAGCAATCTCCAGTCCAGTAGGTTGAGATCATCCCTCAATGCTAGAGATATTTCAGCTGAACAGTTTGAAATGCTGCAAGATTATGAGTTGCAACAGCAGCAACATCTTTTGAGTGAATTTTCTTGCCTCTCTATGAACCCTAATTCTTTGACCCGCTCTAATGTCCGTTCAAAAACTCTGAATCCTTCTAACCTGGATGATCTTTTTTCTGCTGAAAGTTCGTCTCCAAGATACAATGATCAAGGGATGGGTTCATGTCTTTACTCGCCTACTCATCAGTCTGCTGTTTTCAACCAGTTTCAGCAACAGCAAGGGATGCTCTCTCCAATTAACACAAATTTCTCCCCTAAAGGTGTTGTTGAGCATCCATTGTTGTCAGGAAGGATGTCTCCTCGAAGTGTTGAACCCATCTCCCCGATGAGTGCTCGGGCTTCTATGATCCAGCGGGAGCAACAGCTTCATCAGTTTCGCAGTCTCAGCTCTCGGGATCTTGGAACCAGCTTGGGTGCCATCGTGGGTTCTCCTGTTCATTCTTGGTCAAGATGGGGTTCCTCCAACGGTAAACCAGACTGGGGTACTAACACAGACGAGTTGGGTAAACTTAGGAGATCTTCTTCTTTTGAGCTTGGCAACAACGGTGAAGAGCCTGATCTTTCTTGGGTTCAATCACTTGTGAAAGAATCACCTACTGACATTAAGGAGAAGGTTGCAGGGCCTACTTCAACGGGGGTTGACAGTTGTTATTCAAACGAATTAGTGGATATGGCTGAAAGATTTTGA